A window from Synechococcus sp. RSCCF101 encodes these proteins:
- a CDS encoding tyrosine-type recombinase/integrase — MREIYCGVGRIRFIVSSTAQSGRLRTLIHPGPVSGVHVTLTDQQILELLDALPRDSAGERWRYAIRLLAVYGLRPEELRHLCIKEGTHGPELWTTYRKSKGGRKGERTEPRRLHALLLRDSSVDPVYWNLQDCVALGAALPALGKEGKGGEAVGTYLRRQDCWNNLRTQAEQQAEQLTPYAFRHRYAKRSHALGLPIANIAQAMGHTIEVHLHSYARFTPDATADLYERANDRPQNS, encoded by the coding sequence TTGCGGGAGATCTACTGTGGTGTGGGAAGGATTCGTTTCATAGTGAGCTCCACGGCCCAGTCTGGCCGGCTGAGGACTCTCATTCACCCTGGACCGGTTTCCGGGGTCCACGTCACCCTCACCGATCAACAGATCCTGGAGCTGCTGGACGCACTGCCTCGGGACTCAGCTGGTGAACGCTGGCGGTACGCCATCAGACTGCTGGCGGTCTACGGGCTCAGGCCAGAGGAGCTGAGGCACCTCTGCATCAAGGAGGGAACCCATGGCCCGGAGCTATGGACGACGTACCGCAAGAGCAAAGGTGGGCGCAAAGGCGAGCGAACAGAGCCACGTCGTCTCCACGCTCTGCTGCTCCGGGATTCCAGCGTAGATCCAGTCTACTGGAACCTGCAGGACTGCGTTGCCCTGGGGGCTGCGCTGCCAGCGCTTGGGAAGGAGGGGAAAGGAGGAGAGGCCGTCGGGACCTATCTCCGGCGGCAGGACTGCTGGAACAACCTGCGAACACAGGCGGAGCAACAGGCAGAGCAGCTCACCCCCTACGCCTTCCGGCACCGCTATGCCAAACGCAGCCACGCCCTCGGTCTGCCGATCGCCAACATCGCCCAGGCCATGGGGCACACCATCGAGGTGCATCTACACAGCTACGCCCGCTTCACGCCGGATGCGACGGCGGATCTGTACGAGCGCGCTAACGACAGGCCTCAGAACAGCTGA
- a CDS encoding phosphoribosyltransferase yields MTEHLSSPLWADRQQAGRALATVFAGDDRFESDSSCIVGLPRGGVPVAAAMAQQLGRPLLTWSVRKIADPMWPEVALGAVAPGGVVVWRNGGGAVWRATTAIRHGWLREQQQELERRQQLYGDPAGRLLTGRHLVVVDDGVATGMTVKAALLSLRRVGPASLVLAVPVVDRVVARQLKQLVDHLLVLASVPNLVSVGEWYEQFAQLTDTEVRALLTSHNHDH; encoded by the coding sequence ATGACTGAGCACCTCTCGTCTCCACTCTGGGCTGATCGTCAGCAGGCGGGTCGTGCTCTGGCCACCGTCTTCGCGGGGGATGACCGATTCGAGAGTGACTCGTCCTGCATCGTGGGTCTGCCGCGCGGCGGGGTTCCCGTTGCGGCGGCGATGGCCCAACAGCTGGGTAGACCCCTCCTCACCTGGTCTGTACGCAAGATTGCCGATCCGATGTGGCCAGAGGTCGCCCTGGGTGCCGTCGCCCCAGGTGGCGTGGTGGTGTGGCGCAACGGTGGTGGAGCTGTATGGCGTGCCACAACGGCGATCAGACACGGCTGGTTGCGGGAGCAGCAGCAGGAGCTTGAGCGCCGTCAGCAGTTGTATGGCGATCCAGCTGGACGGTTGTTGACTGGGCGCCACCTCGTTGTCGTGGATGACGGGGTCGCGACCGGTATGACGGTCAAAGCAGCCTTGCTGTCCCTGAGGAGAGTCGGTCCAGCATCACTGGTTCTCGCCGTACCCGTTGTGGATCGTGTCGTGGCACGACAACTGAAGCAACTAGTAGATCACCTCCTTGTGCTTGCTTCAGTTCCGAATCTTGTGTCCGTCGGTGAGTGGTACGAACAGTTTGCCCAACTCACCGACACAGAAGTACGCGCTCTCTTGACGTCTCACAATCACGATCACTAG
- a CDS encoding ATP-dependent RecD-like DNA helicase, translated as MAGPPHASGPQGQSTEVLAGAIERVTFHNPANGFCVLRIKARGHRDLVTLVGHAAEISAGEWITASGTWVNDRQHGQQFKASFLKASAPTTAEGIEKYLGSGMIRGIGPIYASKLVSAFGAEVFDVIEHASERLREVPGIGKVRAGRIAQAWADQKVVREIMVFLHSHGVGTARAVRIFKTYGNDAVQVMAENPYRLARDIRGIGFRTADAIAGRLGIDPTAMIRLRAGISYALMEASGEGHCGLPTAELLDLAAELLSVERTDETGASSRVRLETSLIQSALDLELSEGSVVADELEGQPAIFLFHLHRDEQAIATAISSLNQGEPAWGTIDAERAIPWVEQRLGIELAESQKIAVRQALGSRLLVITGGPGVGKTTLINAILQILAVKKLRIQLCAPTGRAAKRLSETTGLEAKTIHRLLEFDPTAFGFKRNGELPLEADLVVVDETSMVDVPLMASLLAAVPREAALLLVGDVDQLPSVGPGQVLADLINSGAVPVARLSEVFRQAASSRIITTAHTINAGSIPDLRPPPPEATTDFYFLPAETPEQAVELILKVVGQRIPARFGLDPIGQVQVLTPMARGGCGSRSLNIELQSLLNPDPAEQVERFGWRFAPGDKVMQMANDYEKEVFNGDVGTVAAIDADASELTVRFDAREVVYGWGELDNLVPAYACTIHKSQGSEYPAVVIPLLTQHYTMLQRNLVYTGITRGKKLVVLVGQKKALAMAVRNHRSRRRHTKLADWLRLNQVSSRPKLFNSD; from the coding sequence ATGGCCGGCCCTCCTCACGCATCCGGGCCACAGGGGCAGTCGACTGAGGTGCTGGCCGGTGCGATCGAGCGCGTCACCTTCCACAACCCAGCCAACGGCTTCTGCGTTCTGCGCATCAAGGCGCGCGGCCACCGCGATCTGGTCACGCTCGTGGGCCATGCCGCCGAGATCAGCGCTGGCGAATGGATCACAGCCAGTGGCACCTGGGTGAACGACCGGCAGCACGGTCAGCAGTTCAAGGCGTCCTTCCTCAAGGCGTCGGCTCCAACCACGGCGGAAGGCATCGAGAAGTACCTGGGCTCTGGGATGATCCGCGGCATCGGCCCCATCTACGCCAGCAAGCTGGTGAGCGCCTTCGGGGCGGAGGTGTTCGATGTGATCGAGCACGCCTCCGAACGCCTGAGGGAGGTGCCCGGCATCGGCAAGGTGCGCGCAGGCCGCATCGCCCAGGCCTGGGCCGATCAGAAGGTGGTGCGCGAAATCATGGTGTTCCTCCACAGCCATGGCGTCGGCACCGCCCGTGCGGTCCGGATCTTCAAGACGTACGGCAATGACGCCGTGCAGGTGATGGCGGAGAACCCCTACCGCCTGGCGCGCGACATCCGCGGCATCGGCTTCCGCACAGCCGATGCCATCGCCGGGCGGCTCGGGATCGACCCCACAGCCATGATCCGCCTGCGGGCCGGCATCAGCTACGCGCTGATGGAAGCCAGCGGCGAGGGCCACTGCGGTCTGCCCACCGCCGAGCTGCTCGACCTGGCCGCTGAACTGCTCTCCGTCGAGCGCACCGATGAGACCGGCGCGAGCAGCCGCGTCCGTCTGGAGACCAGCCTGATCCAGAGCGCCCTGGATCTGGAGCTGAGCGAGGGCTCGGTGGTGGCAGACGAGCTGGAGGGGCAACCGGCGATCTTCCTGTTTCACCTGCACCGGGACGAGCAGGCGATCGCCACCGCAATCAGCAGCCTCAACCAGGGTGAGCCGGCGTGGGGAACGATCGATGCCGAAAGAGCCATCCCCTGGGTCGAGCAGCGCCTGGGCATCGAACTGGCGGAGAGCCAGAAGATTGCCGTTCGCCAGGCTCTGGGCTCCAGGCTGCTGGTGATCACCGGTGGTCCTGGCGTGGGCAAGACCACCCTCATCAACGCCATCCTCCAGATCCTGGCGGTCAAGAAGCTCCGCATTCAGCTCTGCGCCCCCACCGGCCGGGCAGCCAAGCGGCTGAGCGAAACCACCGGGCTGGAGGCCAAAACGATCCACCGGCTGCTGGAGTTCGATCCGACGGCCTTTGGCTTCAAGCGCAACGGTGAGCTGCCGCTGGAGGCGGATCTGGTGGTGGTCGATGAAACCTCGATGGTGGATGTCCCCCTGATGGCATCGCTCCTGGCCGCCGTCCCTCGTGAAGCGGCCCTGCTGCTGGTGGGGGATGTGGACCAACTGCCCTCCGTCGGACCCGGGCAGGTGCTGGCCGATCTGATCAACAGCGGCGCGGTGCCGGTCGCCCGGCTCAGCGAGGTGTTCCGGCAGGCCGCCAGCAGCCGCATCATCACCACCGCGCACACCATCAATGCCGGCTCCATCCCCGACCTGCGCCCGCCGCCGCCTGAGGCCACAACGGACTTCTACTTCCTGCCTGCCGAGACGCCGGAGCAGGCAGTGGAGCTGATCCTCAAAGTGGTGGGACAGCGAATTCCGGCCCGATTCGGCCTCGATCCGATCGGCCAGGTTCAGGTGCTCACACCGATGGCCCGTGGCGGCTGCGGCTCACGCTCGTTGAACATCGAGCTGCAATCACTGCTCAACCCCGATCCGGCAGAACAGGTCGAACGCTTCGGCTGGCGCTTTGCACCCGGAGACAAGGTGATGCAGATGGCCAACGACTACGAGAAGGAGGTCTTCAATGGGGATGTGGGCACCGTTGCAGCGATCGATGCCGATGCCAGCGAACTGACGGTGCGGTTCGATGCTCGCGAAGTGGTCTACGGCTGGGGAGAGCTGGACAACCTGGTGCCGGCCTACGCCTGCACGATTCACAAGAGCCAGGGCAGCGAGTACCCGGCTGTGGTGATCCCGCTGCTCACGCAGCACTACACCATGCTCCAGCGCAACCTGGTGTACACCGGCATCACGCGCGGCAAGAAGCTGGTGGTTCTGGTGGGCCAGAAGAAGGCTCTGGCGATGGCAGTCAGGAACCATCGTTCGCGGCGACGGCATACCAAGCTGGCGGACTGGCTCAGGCTGAACCAGGTGTCGAGTCGTCCGAAGTTATTCAACAGCGATTGA
- a CDS encoding Hsp20/alpha crystallin family protein translates to MRWQSPLREIDDLFDRTARAFGGAGRDWLTPQEWNPRVDIVEKDDCFTINADLPGVDKDDLSITLEDGVLSIKGERHQEWDDDSGQVHRMECFHGSFHRSFTIPDNVDASALTATAKDGQLVIQLPKKAKEEASEALTIPIG, encoded by the coding sequence ATGCGTTGGCAATCGCCACTTCGGGAGATCGATGATCTCTTTGACCGCACCGCTCGAGCGTTCGGGGGTGCGGGCCGAGATTGGTTGACCCCACAGGAGTGGAATCCACGTGTTGATATCGTCGAGAAGGACGATTGCTTCACGATCAACGCCGACCTACCAGGTGTCGACAAGGACGACCTCTCCATCACCCTTGAAGATGGTGTCCTTAGCATCAAAGGGGAACGTCACCAGGAGTGGGACGACGACAGTGGCCAGGTGCACCGGATGGAGTGCTTCCATGGTAGTTTCCATCGAAGCTTCACCATCCCAGACAACGTCGATGCGTCTGCGCTGACCGCGACAGCCAAGGATGGGCAACTGGTGATCCAGTTGCCCAAGAAGGCCAAGGAAGAAGCCTCAGAAGCACTGACCATTCCGATCGGCTGA
- a CDS encoding prohibitin family protein: MGITALTAGVLLSQSLFVVRAGNVAVVTTLGKVTGSSRSAGLHVKIPFLQNVHRFSIKTQVQPEEFASLTKDLQVIQATATVKYALIPDEAGRVYKQIASQDANVYPKIVKPSLLKALKSVFTQYELVTIAAEWGSISEKVEDQVGDELERFGYVSVMGLDLTGLQIAEEYRAAIEEKQIAQQRLLKAQTEVRIANEEAKKFRTLAASLDERVLYKLFLDQWNGQTAVVPGVPGSGGNPPVIVDGSR; the protein is encoded by the coding sequence CTGGGGATCACCGCCCTTACAGCTGGTGTGCTCTTGAGCCAGTCGCTCTTCGTCGTTCGCGCAGGCAACGTTGCCGTGGTCACCACGCTGGGAAAGGTCACCGGCAGCTCGAGATCGGCGGGCTTACATGTCAAGATCCCTTTTCTTCAGAACGTGCACCGCTTCTCGATCAAAACCCAGGTGCAACCTGAGGAATTTGCCAGTCTGACGAAGGATCTCCAGGTCATCCAGGCCACTGCGACCGTGAAGTACGCCCTCATCCCGGATGAGGCCGGGCGGGTGTATAAGCAAATTGCTTCGCAGGACGCTAACGTCTATCCGAAGATAGTGAAGCCATCACTACTCAAAGCGTTGAAGTCTGTCTTCACCCAGTACGAACTGGTCACTATCGCCGCGGAATGGGGAAGCATTTCCGAGAAGGTTGAGGATCAGGTTGGCGATGAGTTGGAGCGTTTCGGTTATGTCAGCGTGATGGGCCTTGATCTTACCGGCCTGCAGATTGCCGAGGAATACCGAGCGGCCATCGAAGAGAAACAGATTGCTCAGCAGCGCCTACTGAAAGCGCAGACTGAGGTTCGCATCGCCAACGAAGAGGCCAAGAAGTTCCGCACCCTGGCCGCCAGTCTTGATGAGCGCGTACTGTACAAACTCTTCCTTGACCAGTGGAACGGTCAGACGGCAGTTGTGCCAGGTGTGCCCGGCAGCGGCGGCAACCCACCGGTCATCGTCGATGGGAGTAGATGA